GGCCGATCGTGTCTCTGACATCGATGGACGCTTGGGGCTGCATGAGGAATTCGGCCAAGAACTGGCGCAGAGCGTCAGCGCCAACTGAACCAGTGGCAGGGTCCAGCAGACCCTTGGCATCAGCACTGCTCAGACAAAAGCTTTAAACTCGTGTCAAATCTGCACTGACGCAGCACTGGTTCACCCTCTTCCGAAATCGCCATGGCCTCCTTCACCTGGAATGAATCCACCCTCTCCGCAGATTGCGGAACCCTTGAAGACATGGCTGAACGATTCGAAGACACAGCTGCTCTGATGAGGCGTCTTGCCCAAACTGGATTCGCTGTCAAACAGCAAGAAGGTGCCCGAAAGATCATCCACGCCAATGACGAGGTTTTTGAAAGTTTTGGATTTGTAATCGAGGAATAGGACCGATCAGGTCGGGCACAGCAATCAACACATTCATTCCTGCCCTCCCAGTAGATCTTTTTTTAATGCGGCAATACGCGCGAACACTTCTGCTCGTCGATGCTGCAGCAATAAATTCGAAGTAATCAGTCGCACGACAGCAACCAGGCCAATCAGCTCAGCGACTCCCTGGAACAAGCCACCGACAACCGGCAGATGGTTCATGGAGCTCAAAAATGTGGTGATAAATGACAGCAGCAAACCGAGAATCACCGAGCCGAAGACAATCAGAAAGATCGGGTAAATCTGCTTAAAGCCCTCAAGATTCAACTGTTTCAGCGAATCTAATCCAAGCGAAAGCTGTTGGAGCAGGTGAGAGACAGAGAGTTCATCCCCATGATCTTCTGACTCCAAGGATGACGGAGCTTCAACAGCATCCGATGGAGACTTTGCAATCTCAACATTTTGAACTTCTTCAGCCTCAATGGGGTCAAGCCCGAGATTCAGTTCGGCAGCATCAACAGGCTCTTTGAATGGCAAGTCGCCACTTTGATCAGGACTTTCAGCCACCTGCGCACCTCAGCAATCAAGCTGCCAATATGCGGGACAAGGACATGCACAGAACAATAAATTCAGCAAACAAAAACTCTCACAACAAATCTCATCAAGACCCAGCGACAAAAACACAATACTCAACAATTAGCGCAACAAAGATCCATCTTGTTCGCGCAAACTGCCGTCCCAGTCCCATCAGGGAGCCATGCATGGCAACGATCAAGCCCAGATCGCCACAACAGCCATCACCGCGAAGCCACCAAATGCGTCGATGCACGTCGTCATCACTCCACTAACGGCGCACTGTGAAAGTTCCAGCTGTCACCGTCCTCCAGCCACAGCTCCCAGTTCATCGCCGTTCCATCACGAAGACGCAAGCGTCCTCCAAAACCAGCAGGAGAGGGTTGGTAGAGATCGGATAACTCGATGACTGTTTCGCCATCGCGCGCCAACAGCAGTTCAACAGGTCGACCGATCCGTTGGGACAGGTCCTGACGCAGCTCATCAACGGTCATCAATCAGGAACGCTGAAATCAAGCACCAGGTCACCGAGATCCTCACGGCTGATGGTGAAAGCAAAGCCGTCAACCTTGCCGCTCCAGACCCCTATCGCAGCATCAGCAGCCGTGCCCTCCAACTGCTCCACCTTGTGATCAAAGAGAACGGAGAAACAGTGAGCCGCCACACGAGCAGCCTGGTCCTCATCCATCTCATCGAGCTCATGCGCCTGAACCGTGCATCCCTCAAGCAGTTCGGCATCAATCACATTGCCGCCGCCAACGTCGGCGACAAGAGCCTGCAATCCGGCAAGTTCGCTGTTGTCTGTCATGTCGTCATTGACCGTGTTTAGTAGTTAGAACTGGTGATCACAGGGTTTCTACCTCGTCATCGTTGTAAAACTCGTAAAACGACAGCGGATGGGCAGACCCAAGAAAACAATCCAACGACGGACCAACGGTATCTACATCGTCCAGATATGGCTGGGTGGCAAGCGGCATGTGAAAAGCCTTGAGACCAGGGATCCAGAGAGAGCTGCAGCAAGAGCAGCGCAGGCAATCAGGAAGCTGCAGAAGGAAGCATCTAGTGGTTTCAATCGCTGGGATGAGCATCCAGCTGAAAAGCCATTAACCGAATGGCCGGGACCAATCCCCTACAAGGTCGATGGACGTCCAGACGTTGAGAGCATCGAAGAGGTTCCTGACAGAGAGACCACATGGGGTGAGTTCTGTGAAGACCCAGAGATTCAGATAACCCCACCACATCAGACCGACTGGCTGGACCTAGTCCGTGAAGCGGAGAGCGTTCGTAAGCGCAAGCACAAGAAGCCTTACTCAGCCAGTTGGCACAAGAACGTAGGCATCTCGATCAAGCAGGTGCCCTTCACGCTGCAACAGGCGTCAGCAAAAACCATCAGAGACTGGATCAAGTTGATGGAGAAGCAGGGGTTGAGTGGTCTCACCATCGCCAATAAGTGCACTCTGCTCAGTGGCTTAGTTGATACCTGCATCAAGAGCGGACTACTGGCAGGTCAATCGAACCCGTTCGGGTTGGTTGACTATGCAGCAGGTGAAGCTGACCACATAACACCAGCAGAGGAGCAGGACTATCGAGGACTGAAGGACCTCCTACCGAACCTGGATATTCGGTTCCAGCTACCGATCCTGATCCAGGCTTATTGCGGGACACGGATCTCTGAGGTGCTTAAGCGAGAAGCAGAGGACTTTGACCTAAGCAAAGGAACGATGGAGGTAGCCGTGGGGACTGCAAAGAACAAAGCAAGCGAGAGAACCATCCCCCTACCCCCTCAAATCGTGGAGATGTTGAAAGGGTTTGACTTTGCATGGGGGTCACAAGCAACCATCAACAAGTGGCTGAAGACTGTGAACTCTGAAGTCACGTCTCACTCATTCCGTCATGGACTGACAAAGCTGGCGCGTGATGAACAAGCAGATCAGATCGGTCTAGAAGCAATGCTCGGTCATGTCCTGTCTCACTCACATATGGCAAACATGTATGGCGGCAAGTACGGCCACGAGGCCATGAGGAAGGCTGTGGAGCCCGTCTGGACGCAGTTGGATAAATGGATGGGTCTATGACGTTTGAGCTGTCTTCCGACAATGAGCGTCTCAAAAGAGGATTTCTTGACTCGATAGGGGCAAAACCACAACTGGTTTGGTGATTTACGACTCTAGGGTTAATCAGCAACTCTCCTAGCGATAGTCATCATGCCTATAGCTACTAAGTACTTCTAATAATTACTAGTAGTACTAATTTCAAATAGGTATGTCGGACTGGAAGTCTTGGGCAAGCTGGACAGCTTCGCTGTTAGGTAGAAACTCTTTTTCAAGAGTCTTCCTAACTGGCAAAGCCCATCGTCGCTACCCATTTCAAATGAGGTAGAGGTCGCCCATTGATGCCACAGCCAGTGTCATACGAGGGTTGGGGATAATATTCACGTCTAGATCCGGTGCTGTTAAGCCGAGTCCTGTTGGGTCATCATCAGACCAGACACGAGTTACTCCACACAGTCGCTGTGCTTTCATCGTGTCCCTTTTACATCTCAGCTAATCAGTTCCCTGATCGGCTGTGCTTCGTTGATGGGTTTGATAAAGAGTTTTCCTTCTCTCTAATAGGAGACCTTTGCGGTTGTCCCTGTATTAGGCCGCCTTTGCAAGGCTCCTCTTAAGAACCCGCCTTTGCGGTCTTCCCCTGTAATAGCCAGAGGCGAGGAAAGCGTATCAACCTTATAGGGGTGGGTTTGCAATTGGTTCCTCTATTAATCAGGTTTTGCCCCCTCTTATAGTGAGGGGGTGACTGTTACCCTTGATAGGCAGGGTTAGCAATCTCCTATCTGCAAGCCTCTCTAAGGCCTGTTAAATCTGCTGGATAGGATTACATGCTAAACAGCCCCAAGAGAGATGCTCAAGGGGCTTGCAGGCGTCGCTCAGGGAATGTCGTATCGAGACTTAGAACCTGAAGTACCTGTAGTTGCTGTTGTCTCTGCTGTCGAAGCAGACGATCTGCCTCTCTTCATGTACACAGTTGACGATGTTTTGCTCGCGTGTCTTTGAAACGTTTTCGTAGTTGTGTTCCCAATTCCACTCGTTGCACTCTTGCGTGGTGAATGGACCATTGCACTCCATCTCAGCAGGTGGTGAGATGTATGACTTCCTCACTCGCTCTGAATAGGTCTCTGTGTACTTGCCAGCCATTGTCATGTAGTCAT
This genomic window from Synechococcus sp. MIT S9220 contains:
- a CDS encoding CAAD domain-containing protein, translating into MAESPDQSGDLPFKEPVDAAELNLGLDPIEAEEVQNVEIAKSPSDAVEAPSSLESEDHGDELSVSHLLQQLSLGLDSLKQLNLEGFKQIYPIFLIVFGSVILGLLLSFITTFLSSMNHLPVVGGLFQGVAELIGLVAVVRLITSNLLLQHRRAEVFARIAALKKDLLGGQE
- a CDS encoding site-specific integrase encodes the protein MGRPKKTIQRRTNGIYIVQIWLGGKRHVKSLETRDPERAAARAAQAIRKLQKEASSGFNRWDEHPAEKPLTEWPGPIPYKVDGRPDVESIEEVPDRETTWGEFCEDPEIQITPPHQTDWLDLVREAESVRKRKHKKPYSASWHKNVGISIKQVPFTLQQASAKTIRDWIKLMEKQGLSGLTIANKCTLLSGLVDTCIKSGLLAGQSNPFGLVDYAAGEADHITPAEEQDYRGLKDLLPNLDIRFQLPILIQAYCGTRISEVLKREAEDFDLSKGTMEVAVGTAKNKASERTIPLPPQIVEMLKGFDFAWGSQATINKWLKTVNSEVTSHSFRHGLTKLARDEQADQIGLEAMLGHVLSHSHMANMYGGKYGHEAMRKAVEPVWTQLDKWMGL